ACTATTCTTGCCGAGCTGCGCAGCCGGGGCATGACCCTTGCGAAGCTCGCCGAGATTTACGGCATCAGCCCTCACTCCGTGCGCCATATTTGGAACCGGCCCAACGTCAAAGCCGAGGCCGCGATCGCCGCTTTCCTGGGCGAGCCGGTCGAGGAGCTTTTCGAGGACCGCTATCCAAAGCGGACTGCCACCATCCTCTCTAGCAAATACGAGAAGCTGGGCGCGAGTCCGATTTCCCCGGCGCGGAGCGCCGCATGAGCGCCGCCATGCCCGACCTTTTCGAGCGCGCGCTTGAGATCGTGCGGAAGGACCTTGCCGTCACGCAAAGCTTGAAGACTGGCGTCGACCTTCCCGCAACCGATCCGACAGATAGGTCTCAATCATCACAAGGCGCTTGCGCTGCGCCTCGTCCTCTGCCCGGTCGAGGTGGCCTGTGATGCCGTCTCGCGGATACAACTCGTCGAGGGCGGTGCGAAACCGCGCGCTCCGTGCGATCTCGCTGCCGAGCAGCGTTTCCACCAGCAATTCCAGACTGCCGACGCGCGCGGCCAGCGCCGCGATACGCTTTTCCAGTTCCTGTTCCATCGCATTTCCTTTGCCCGATGGGATGGGTGGTGCCGGGCCATGTCGCCGCACGGCCCGGCACCGCGTTGCCTCTGCATCTAACGACGCGCCCGCCGCGCTGCATAGGCCAAATCGACAGGCCGGTTTTGACACTGGAGGCCGGCCATGACGGCCAATCCGTCAACGAACGGCGTCGCCGCTGACATAGAGATCGCGCTCGTCGACGTGCTGCCGGGCCGGCGCAAACTCGATCCGGCGCGGGTGGAAGCACTCTCGGACCTTTTCGGTTCGCAGGGCCAGACGACGTCGATCGAGGTGATCGAGAAGGACGGCCGATACCGGCTGGTTTTCGGCGGGCATCGCCTTGCCGCCGCGAAGCTGATCGGCTGGCGCACGATCCGGGCGACCATCAAACAGCCCTCGGACTTCGCCAGCGAGGCCGAGATCACGCTGCGGGAGATCACGGAAAACCTCGCGCACCGCGCTCTTTCCGTGCTCGACCGGGCCGTTGACATCGCGCGGTGGCGCGAAATCTACGAGGCGACCCACCTGCTGAACAAGGGCGGGCGAAAGCGCAAGGATGTCGATCCAGAAGAACTGAGTACAAAGTTTGGACTGAGTTTTTCCGAAGCAGCGCAGAAGGCTTTCGGTCTTTCCCGGGGCAGCATTTTCAACGCCGTGAAGATCGCGTCGATCGACGCAGAGACCCGCGACCTGATCGCGCTGCTTCCGATCGCCGACAACCAGTCGGAGCTGCTGCTTCTGGCCGCGCAATCCGCCGCCCGGCAGGCCGAGGTCGCGGAGCTGCTCAACGCGGTGCCGGACGCTCCGGCGAGCGTGACCGAGGCGATCGCCATCCTCGACCGGCTGCCGAAACCGCAGGCCGAGCCGCGCTGGCAGAAGCTCGCGGCGTCGTTCTCGGCGATGAAGCCGGCCGAACAATTCCGTTTCTTCGACCTGCACGAGGCGGCGATCCGCCTCTGGCTGAAAGAGCGAGGCGCATGATGCCGCCGCGCCGCCGCGACAGTTTTACCGTCGACCTTTTTCGCGAGTACCAGCCCGCGCCCGTGGTCGAGCGGTTCGAGGACGAGGCCGTGAAGGCCTACTCGCTGTCGGGGCGGCTGTCGAAGGCGGTGGCGCTGACGCTGGACGAGGCGGACATGCCGCGCGCCGACATCGCCGCCGCCATGTCCGACATCCTGAAAAGCTCGGTCTCCAAAGCGATGCTCGATCAGTATGCCAGCCAGGCCAAGGACCAGCATTCGATCCCGGCGCTGCGTCTCGCGGCGCTCATCCAGGTCACCGGCGACGCGCGCGCGCTCAACGTGCTGCTCGAAGACACCGGGCTGATCGTCATCCCCCAAAAATACGAGGCGCTGCTGCGCCGCGAGAAGGCGCGCGAACTCAGAGAACGCGCCGAACGAGAAGAACAGGCGGCGGATGCGGAGTGGAGAGCGAAACGATGAAGGGAATTTCGCCTTGGACACTTTTCAGGATTGTTGCGCGCTGGTGGCGGTCGTCGTCTTCTGCGCCGTCGTCGGCTTCGGCCTCGACACACTCACCGCAGTCGTTCTCGCAGCCCGGATGCTGCCATGACGATCCTCGGCTGGCTGACGCTCTACACGATCGGCTGGGCAGCGGTGCTGACGCCGCTGCACTTCCTCTTCATCCGGCTGGGGCGGAAGCAGGCCCGGCGCGAGATCGAGCAGCATCGCCGGGTACAGAGGCACGTTTTCGGGCGGCGGTAGACTGCCCGGCCTGCAACGGCACGGGCAGCTTCTTCGACTGCCACTGCTGGCCCTATTGCGGCTGCCCCGGCGGCACGATCGCGCCGGGCTGCCCCGGCCATACGCGCCTCTGCACCGTCTGCGGCGGGGTGCGGTCATGATCGTCTACAACGTCCAGCGGCGGTTCTTCGACATGAAGGCGGACGCCGAGAAGTATCGGGTCGCGGAGGGTTTGCCTCCGGCCGCGACGCTCAAACTGGAGGTGTCCGACCGCAGGCAGCTCGCGGCGCTGCTCACGGAACTGTGCGAGCCTGCCGCCAGCGGCGTCAGACCAGAAGCGGTCTCGGCCGGCGTGACGCCCGCTCTGCTGGACCGCGCCTTTGTCGATGCGGGCAAGGATGTCCCAGCCTTCCTGCGGGAGAGCTGGCGGCGGTTCATGGGGCCGGCCGGCCTTGTCGATGAGCAGGCAGGGGTCGACGAAGCTGCGGGAGCGCGGCCATGATGCCGCATCGCTGCGCCATGCCGGACTGCGACGGCGACGCCACCGGCGTCTTCTGCAGCCGGCACTATTTCCTGCTGCCCGCCAAGGATGCGCGATGGCTCGCCCGGCTGCAAATCCTGATCGCGCGGAGCGACGACGACGAGACCCGGCGGCATCTCACCGAACAGCTCGCCGGCTACACGGCGATCGCCATCCGCACCCTCCAGAAAACCGAGGCGTCTACCTCCTCCCAGGCGACCCCGGACAGCGCCCGTCCATCCTCCTCCTCCCGATGGACGGGCGCCTTCAATCGCGAGGTCCGGCATGGCTGACAAGATCTCCATCGCCGGTCAGATCGCCGAGGTGCACCGCGAGCTGGCGCTGCGTCAGAACGTGTATCCGTCGCGTGTCGCCGCCGGAAAGATGCGCCAGTCCGAGGCCGATCTCTGCCTCACCCGCATGCGCGCCGTGCTCGACACGCTGATGTTCTGCCAGCAGCACGAGCCCGCCATCCGCGCCTACATCGCCGAGAGGAAGACCAGAGAATGACTGCCATGCGGGTGCCGAGCGAAACATCGCCGGCGCGGGGAAGGGACGGCGAATGGCTGACGGCGCGGGAGATCGCCGCCGAATGCCTGCCGGACATACCGTCGACGGAACGGGGCGTGCAGCTGATCGCCGAGCGGAACGGCTGGGACGGCACGTCGCTGGCGCGCAAGCGCGGCGGCCGGGGCGGCGCGACGGAATACCATGTCTCGTTGCTGCCGCTGCTGGCGCAGGTCGCGTTCACGCAGAAGCGCATGCGGGTCGACATGCCGGAGCCGGCTCTGCCCGAGACGCCGGCCACGCCGTCGCTTTCGGCTCCCTCCCTAAGTGCAAGGGCGCAGCTGGCGCGCGATGCGCGGCTGGCGATCGTCGCCGCCTTCGACCGCTTCAGCCGGTCGGTGCAGCTCAATTTCGCGACGCGGGTGCAGATCTTCGTCGACAAGTACAATGCCGGTTCCCTCGCGGTGGACGAATGGGTGCGCGAGGCGGTGCCTTCGCTGTCGAAGCGCACGCTGATGCGCTTCCGCGCCAAGAAGCGGGCCGGCGGCACGGAGGCGCTGGCGCACGATCCGGCACAGTCGCGAAAAGGCACCGGCATCCTCGACCAGGCCAATGGCGGCAGGGTGCGCGCCTTCATGCTCGGGCTGATCGCGCACCAGCCGCACCTGTCAGCCGATGCCGTCCGCGTGCAATGCCGCGCGGAGTTCGGCGACATCGTGCATGTCGTCTTGAAGGGCGAGAAGACCTACATCGAGCTGCCGCCTGTAAGGACGTTTCAACACGTCTTGAAGCGGCTGAAGGAAGAGCACAGGGTCGAGCTGATCAAGCTCACCAATCCCGACCAGTACCGCTCGACGCTCGCCCTTTCCGGCGTCGGCACGCTGCGCCACGTCACCGAACCGAACCAGCTCTGGCAGATCGACGCCTCGCCGGTGGACGCGCTCTGCGTCGACGGCCGGCATTCAATCTATGGCTGTATCGACATCGCCACGCGCCGAACCGTCTGGCTCGTCTCGCGGACGCCGCGCGCCTCCGCCGTCGCGCTGCTCCTGCGCAAGGCCGTGCTGGAATGGGGCGTGCCGGACATGGTGGTCACCGACAACGGCTCGGACTTCGTCGCTCTGGAAACGAAACGCCTCTTTGCCTCGCTGGGCATCGATCCCGACACGTCGAACGCCTACTCGCCCGAGGAGAAGGGGCATGTGGAGCGCGTTATCCGGACCTTCCAGCATCAGGTCGGCCCGCTGTTGCCGGGCTATGTCGGCCATTCCGTCGCCGACCGGAAGGCGATCGAGAACCGCAAATCGTTCGCGAAGCGCCTCGGGGAGACGGAGGCCGAGACTTTCGGCGTGACGCTGACCGGCGCGAAGCTGCAGGCGCATGTCGACGGGTGGGCGCGGGACATCTACCAGCATCGGCCGCATGGGGGGCTGAACAAGGAGACGCCGCACCAGATGGCGCTGCGCTCGACGGCCGCCATCCGCCGTGTCGACGAGCGGGCACTCGACGTCCTGCTGATGCCGGTGGTGGGCCAGAACGGCCAGCGCACCGTCACGAAGTTCGGCATCCGGAACGACCACCGTTTCTATCTCGCGCCGACGCTGCTGCCCGGCACTGTCGTCTTCGCTCGGCAGGACCCGAACGACGCCGGCCGCATCTACGCCTTCACGGAGGACGGCGCGACGTTTCTCGCCGAGGCGATCTGTCCCGAGCTTTCGGGCCTGCATCCGGAGACGCTGGTCAAGGCGGCGAAGGAAATCCATCGCGAGCTGCTCGACGAGCGGACGCGCGAGATGAAGGCGGAGATGAAGCGCATCGCCAAGGGCGCGCCGCTGATCGAGCGCGCCCTCGACGTCGCGCAGCGCGACGCGGAGAAGCGCGCTGCCGAGGCCGGCAACGTGATCGCGCTGCCGAAACGCGAGGAGACGCATTCCACCCCGCAGATCGCCGCCGCGATCGAGGCAATGTCGGAACGCCGGATCGAGACGCGGGCGCTTTCGGCCCGCGAGGAGGCCGAGCAGCTCCGCATCATCGCGGAAATGGACGCCGCCAGCGTGACCCGCATCCACGAGGATGCCGAGGCGGTCGCCGCCGCGCGTGTCGCCGCGATCGAGACCGCGCGCACCGCCCATCTGCCGAAGGGCGCCAACATCGTCGCCCTGCCGGAAACGCCGAAGGAGCGGTACCGCCGCGCCGTCCTGTTCGAGGCGCAGCTGCAGGCGGACACACTGTGCGCCGCCGACGCGGTGTGGCTCGGCGGCTACCGGAAATCGGCGGAGTACAGCGCCCACAAGGGCATGCACGAGGAGTTCGGGGACACCTGGCTGGAGCCCTGACGAAAAAGGCCCGGCGTGGGACCGCCGGGCCGGGAATGAAAGACCGCGAAACGCGGCTCAGAACACGAGGAAGATGATGGCGGATTACACCAATGTCAATCGGGCGGCACCGCTGAGGAACGTTGCGGCGTTCTCGACGCTGCTGACCAAGATGGTGGAGCGGGACGGGGAACTGCCGGGGCTCGCCTGCTTCTACGGCCCTTCGGGCTGGGGCAAGACCAAGTCGGCGGTCTACGGCGCGAACCGCTACCGCGCGACCTATGTCGAGTGCGGCCAGTTCACCACGGCGCGCTCGCTTCTCGAAAACATCCTGATCGAGCGCGGCAACCGTTCGCCGCGCGGCTCGATCGAGCAGATGAAGACCAAGGCCGTCGAGATGATCGCGGCCGAACCGCACCGGCCTCTGATCGTGGACGAGGCCCACTGGATCGCGCAGAAGCGGTTCGTCGACCTGTTGCGCGAGATCTCGGACAAGTCGGGCGCGGCCGTCATCCTGATCGGCGAGGAGATGCTGCCGCAGTCGCTGGAGCAGTTCGAGCGCGTGCACAACCGGGTGCTCGAATGGGTGGCGGCCGAGCCCTGCGACGCCGGGGATTTCGCCCTGCTGGCCAAGGCGCGCTGTCCCGGCATCACGATCGCGCCGGACCTCGCCGCCGCGATCCTGCAACGCACGGAAGGCAACACGCGGCGCATCGTCGTCAATCTGGAAAAGGCCTCCGGCATCGCGCAGCTCACCGGCGAGAAGACGATCACGCTCGATCTCTTCGGCGGGCCGCAGGCCATCGTCGGCCGCACCAGCCTCCAGCCGAGGAGGTACAAGTGAAGCTGCCGAAGGATTTTCTGTCACGGCTTGAGATCAAGGCGCGCTACGCGATCGGCTTCGACGGCATCTGGTCCGTCATGCTCGATCTCGACCGTGAGGGGCCGTGGACGGCCGGCGACGTCTGCGCGATGACGACGGGCAATCCCGGCACGCCGCGCGACTTCATCCGCATGCTGAAGAAGGCCGGCTTCGTCGCCGTCGTTGGCGAACGCGCCGCCGGCGCGGCAAGGGCGAAACAGAAGGCTCCGCTTTACCGGCTCACGCAACGGCCGCTCGATCCGCCGCGCGTGCAGCGCGACGGCCGTGTGCTGCCGGAGCCGCTGATCGAGACGATCTGGCGCTCGATCAAGATGGCGAAGCAGTTCACCGCCGACGAACTGGTCGCGGTCATGTCGAAGCCGGGCGAACCGGCGGCCAGCCGCAACACCGTGATCAGCTATTGCGACCGGCTGGCGTCGGTGAAGGTGCTGACGAAGGTCGCCAAACGCGGGCAGGCAAGCCGCTACCGGCTGGCAAAGAACCTCGGCGCGAAGGCCCCGAAGGTGCTCGGCACGAAGGTCGTCTTCGACCCGAATGCGGGCGTCGTGATGGGCGAGGCGGAACTTTCCGAGGTCGCGCCATGAACCGCGGCCCGGTGAAATCCAGCCGGCCGGCCGGCCCGACCTTCGTCGAGAAGGCGAGCGCCGCCTGGGGAGAGCCGCTGCCCGACTGGATCGAGGAGCTGGCCCGGCTCGCCGATCGCGACGGCCTCGCCGGAGCCGAACAGGTCACCAACTACAGCCGCTCGGCCATCTCCTTCGCGCTCAACGGCAAATACACCGGCGACATCGGCCGGCTGGAGGAAATGGTGCGCGGCGCGCTGATGCAGTCGAACGTCGACTGCCCCGTGCTCGGTGAGATCGGCCGCGACCGGTGCCTGACCGAGCAGAAAGAGCCGTTCCGCGCCACGTCCCGGCATCGCGCCCAGCTTTTCCATGCGTGCAAGACCTGCGCGAACCGGAGGCAGCCATGACTGCGGCGGCAAATACCGACGCAATCGTGCGTCGGCGCACCGTGTTGCTCATCGAGCAGCTGGAGCCGTTGCTGCAGCGGGAACTGGCCGCATCGGAGAAGCGCGCGGCGGAGGCCGAAGCCCGGACGCTCGCGATGCTGGCGGTTTGCCGCGAGGTCGGCAAGGCGACCGATCGTCTGCTGCAAGCCAAGCACACATCGAAGGAAGGACCGGCCCGCGCCGCACTGGAGCGCGCCGTGATCAGGCTGCGTCAGGAAATGAGGAAACGAGATGGCCGATGAACGCTTTTCGCAGGCCGTGGCCTCCGTCGACGTGCTCGACCTCTGCGGCCGGGTCATCGCCAATCCCGACCGGGCGATGGTGAGCCTCGCCGGCAAGGTGGCGCTCGCCATGGCGGTCGAGCGGATGTGGGAGGTCTGCCTGGAGGCCGAGCTGCTCGTGCGGGCGCTGGCGCTGCCGACCGAGACCTTCACCAGCGAGGAACAGTTCGCGCTGCGCGACCACGCCATCCAGACGCAGGCCGACACGGTCGCCCGCCTGATGGCCGCCCTGCGCGGAGAAACAAACACCGAAACAAACAAACAGGAGAGCGAGCATGGCGAAGGCCAAGGCTAAGGCGTTGAAGCGCGTCCCGCAGAGCCGGGAGGATGCGGTCTGGACGGTCGGCCGCATCGGCACGCTGCGTCGCGAGATCGCGGCGCGCAAGGCGGCGGCGGATGAGCAGGTCAAGTCGATCGGCGAAAAGATCGAGGAGGCGCTGGAGCCGCTCGCCGCCGAACTCCGGGAACTGGAAGAGGGCGTCCAGGTCTATTGCGAGGCAAACCGGTCGACGCTGACATCGGACAACAAGGTCAAGTTCCACGATTTCGGGACCGGCCGCGTCAGCTGGCGGCTGCGCCCGCCCAAGGTTGGCATTCGCGGCATCGATGCCGTGATCGAAGGCTGCAAGCGCCTCGGCCTCCAGCGTTTCCTGCGGGTGAAGGAGGAGATCAACAAGGACGCCATGCTGGCGGACGCGGACACCGCGCGGCAGATCGCGGGCGTGTCGATCTCGTCGGAGGGCGAGGATTTCGTCGTCGAGCCGGCCGAACTCGAAACCGCTGCGGGGCGCTGACCATGGCCGACCTGACCATTCTGCAAAAACAGTATGAGGCCGCGCTCCGCGAGCTAGCTTGCGCCGACATGATCGACGATTTCGCGCGGCGCGAGCGCGAAATGCGGCGCTGGAAAGAGGAGGTCGACCGCCTTGAGCGCGAACTCCAGGCGGCTGCCGATCCGATCAATCTGGCGGGCTCCGGCCCCGTACCAATCGAGCCAAGGGAGAATTGACATGGACGATCTGGCGATGACCGAGGAATTCGAGCAGGCCCTCAACGAGGTAGAGACAGAGGGCGGCGATCGGCCGCTCGGCGAGGAGGTCGAGCAGTTTCTCGACCAGCAGCAGCGCACCGTGATGCGCGCCATACAGCGCATCGTCGTTGCGCGCCGCAAGGGCAA
The window above is part of the Rhizobiaceae bacterium genome. Proteins encoded here:
- a CDS encoding helix-turn-helix domain-containing protein yields the protein MAKKKWNRHTILAELRSRGMTLAKLAEIYGISPHSVRHIWNRPNVKAEAAIAAFLGEPVEELFEDRYPKRTATILSSKYEKLGASPISPARSAA
- a CDS encoding ParB N-terminal domain-containing protein; this encodes MTANPSTNGVAADIEIALVDVLPGRRKLDPARVEALSDLFGSQGQTTSIEVIEKDGRYRLVFGGHRLAAAKLIGWRTIRATIKQPSDFASEAEITLREITENLAHRALSVLDRAVDIARWREIYEATHLLNKGGRKRKDVDPEELSTKFGLSFSEAAQKAFGLSRGSIFNAVKIASIDAETRDLIALLPIADNQSELLLLAAQSAARQAEVAELLNAVPDAPASVTEAIAILDRLPKPQAEPRWQKLAASFSAMKPAEQFRFFDLHEAAIRLWLKERGA
- a CDS encoding DDE-type integrase/transposase/recombinase codes for the protein MTAMRVPSETSPARGRDGEWLTAREIAAECLPDIPSTERGVQLIAERNGWDGTSLARKRGGRGGATEYHVSLLPLLAQVAFTQKRMRVDMPEPALPETPATPSLSAPSLSARAQLARDARLAIVAAFDRFSRSVQLNFATRVQIFVDKYNAGSLAVDEWVREAVPSLSKRTLMRFRAKKRAGGTEALAHDPAQSRKGTGILDQANGGRVRAFMLGLIAHQPHLSADAVRVQCRAEFGDIVHVVLKGEKTYIELPPVRTFQHVLKRLKEEHRVELIKLTNPDQYRSTLALSGVGTLRHVTEPNQLWQIDASPVDALCVDGRHSIYGCIDIATRRTVWLVSRTPRASAVALLLRKAVLEWGVPDMVVTDNGSDFVALETKRLFASLGIDPDTSNAYSPEEKGHVERVIRTFQHQVGPLLPGYVGHSVADRKAIENRKSFAKRLGETEAETFGVTLTGAKLQAHVDGWARDIYQHRPHGGLNKETPHQMALRSTAAIRRVDERALDVLLMPVVGQNGQRTVTKFGIRNDHRFYLAPTLLPGTVVFARQDPNDAGRIYAFTEDGATFLAEAICPELSGLHPETLVKAAKEIHRELLDERTREMKAEMKRIAKGAPLIERALDVAQRDAEKRAAEAGNVIALPKREETHSTPQIAAAIEAMSERRIETRALSAREEAEQLRIIAEMDAASVTRIHEDAEAVAAARVAAIETARTAHLPKGANIVALPETPKERYRRAVLFEAQLQADTLCAADAVWLGGYRKSAEYSAHKGMHEEFGDTWLEP
- a CDS encoding ATP-binding protein — protein: MADYTNVNRAAPLRNVAAFSTLLTKMVERDGELPGLACFYGPSGWGKTKSAVYGANRYRATYVECGQFTTARSLLENILIERGNRSPRGSIEQMKTKAVEMIAAEPHRPLIVDEAHWIAQKRFVDLLREISDKSGAAVILIGEEMLPQSLEQFERVHNRVLEWVAAEPCDAGDFALLAKARCPGITIAPDLAAAILQRTEGNTRRIVVNLEKASGIAQLTGEKTITLDLFGGPQAIVGRTSLQPRRYK
- a CDS encoding transcriptional regulator, whose translation is MNRGPVKSSRPAGPTFVEKASAAWGEPLPDWIEELARLADRDGLAGAEQVTNYSRSAISFALNGKYTGDIGRLEEMVRGALMQSNVDCPVLGEIGRDRCLTEQKEPFRATSRHRAQLFHACKTCANRRQP
- a CDS encoding host-nuclease inhibitor Gam family protein, encoding MAKAKAKALKRVPQSREDAVWTVGRIGTLRREIAARKAAADEQVKSIGEKIEEALEPLAAELRELEEGVQVYCEANRSTLTSDNKVKFHDFGTGRVSWRLRPPKVGIRGIDAVIEGCKRLGLQRFLRVKEEINKDAMLADADTARQIAGVSISSEGEDFVVEPAELETAAGR